A window from Saccharomyces eubayanus strain FM1318 chromosome XIV, whole genome shotgun sequence encodes these proteins:
- the CSE2 gene encoding Cse2p, translating to MSLQNNVLKQIQQVLLPTSPNIDESNADMTKQESSSTENVDGKDHSATPQQATNLSAPSTNSNGEFIPHIFYSLHQIRKDPNNLSNQLETSTGSIRHRLKLCKSLISEHEDTKNLLSKSPSEWEDFIQQREQELQIKRNVLDDLYRKLQR from the coding sequence ATGAGTCTACAGAACAACGTACTGAAGCAGATACAGCAGGTGCTGCTACCCACCAGTCCCAATATCGATGAGTCCAATGCTGACATGACAAAACAAGAATCTTCGTCAACGGAAAATGTAGATGGCAAAGACCACTCCGCTACCCCACAGCAGGCCACAAATCTGAGTGCTCCCTCCACCAATTCCAATGGCGAATTCATACCGCATATTTTCTATTCATTACACCAAATAAGAAAGGATCCAAACAACCTCTCGAATCAGTTGGAAACTTCAACAGGTTCTATCAGACATCGTTTAAAGCTTTGCAAATCTTTGATATCCGAACATGAAGACACTAAAAATTTACTGAGCAAAAGCCCATCCGAGTGGGAAGATTTCATCCAGCAACGCGAGCAAGAATTGCAAATTAAGAGAAACGTTTTGGATGATTTGTATCGCAAATTACAACGATAA
- the NRM1 gene encoding Nrm1p has product MSIMKQRLPLGEFSSSKINKLAIANIADASEARGRGENSVGAVCLPSIKSLMVSPEVYENVKSLPVPLMRGGGGGMPCPGKQPVQDDVRTEELDKNYSELSKKLQIRLQFAYYKYKTKQTNKKFTDLKLNHSMTRPYKGATHTRSEPLTKRRKLVLSQGHYKTPAKSKIKTPSSIYNSYGNASSFTCSHGGSEPLSSTAHTDITDTTTPIRNIINAKHFNSHNCALYQGQETPMSIKAAKSLIHLFTSNQ; this is encoded by the coding sequence ATGTCCATAATGAAGCAGAGGTTACCACTGGGAGAGTTTTCTAGCTCGAAGATCAACAAGTTGGCAATTGCCAACATCGCAGATGCCAGCGAGGCTAGGGGTCGTGGGGAGAACAGCGTCGGCGCTGTGTGCCTCCCCTCCATCAAGAGTTTGATGGTCAGCCCTGAAGTATACGAAAACGTAAAGAGTCTGCCTGTTCCCTTGATGAGAGGTGGTGGTGGAGGTATGCCGTGTCCCGGGAAGCAACCTGTCCAGGACGATGTCCGCACAGAGGAGCTGGACAAGAACTATTCTGAGTTATCGAAAAAATTGCAGATTCGTTTACAGTTTGCCTACTACAAGTACAAGACTAAGcaaacaaacaagaagTTTACTGATTTAAAGTTGAACCACAGCATGACAAGGCCCTATAAGGGGGCCACTCACACGAGGTCGGAACCCTTGACCAAGAGGAGGAAATTGGTGCTGTCTCAGGGCCATTACAAGACTCCTGCCAAGTCTAAGATCAAAACCCCATCCTCTATCTACAACTCTTACGGCAATGCATCTTCTTTTACATGCTCCCATGGTGGGAGCGAACCCTTGAGTTCTACCGCGCACACGGACATCACAGATACCACAACGCCTATACGCAACATCATAAACGCAAAGCATTTCAATAGTCATAATTGCGCCTTGTACCAGGGGCAAGAAACCCCGATGAGCATCAAAGCTGCCAAATCTTTAATTCATCTTTTTACGAGCAACCAATAG
- the PRP2 gene encoding DEAH-box RNA-dependent ATPase PRP2, with amino-acid sequence MSNSISGTGKRRVKRTYEVTRKDDGVISAESASPMSREEEEEEEEARKEDPIFLRPKKSRYDPNKTFSSTRQGSEDHAVSKEELLESERKASNNGKQALLKSEVSAMGNLVHVTQNQAENASNSDSNGGEDRSRKAEVVHKQTNAKKSENGNRQRMWEEQQLQNAMAAKNDNPDDITVEGSDKYDYVFDTDAMIDYTNDDDDLLPEEKLQYETRLAEALETEEKRILTIQETRKLLPVYQYKDELLKEIEKHQVLIIMGETGSGKTTQLPQYLVDDGYTKQGEFQIAITQPRRVAATSVAARVADEMNVVLGKEVGYQIRFEDKTTPNKTILKYMTDGMLLREFLADSKLSKYSCIMIDEAHERTLATDILIGLLKDILPKRPNLKLLISSATMNAKKFSEFFDDCPIFNVPGRRYPVDIHYTLQPEANYIHAAITTIFQIHTTQALPGDILVFLTGQEEIERTKSKLEEIMFRLGSRTREMLITPIYANLPQEQQSKIFQPTPENCRKVVLATNIAETSLTIDGIKYVIDPGFVKENSYVPSTGMTQLLTVPCSRASVDQRAGRAGRVGPGKCFRIFTKWSYSHELELMPKPEITRTNLSNTVLLLLSLGVTDLIKFPLMDKPGIPTLRKSLENLYILGALNSKGAITNLGRMMCEFPCEPEFAKVLHTAASHEQCQGVLEECLTIISMLHETSSLFIGQKKEAAASVTSEVESDHMLYLEIFNQWRNSKFSRSWCQDHKIQFKTMSRIRNIRNQLFRCSEKLGLVEKNDRARVKVSNSTVYLNGRITRCFISGFPMNVVQLGPTGYHTMGKSSGGLNVNIHPSSILFANYKEKAQRPSKYVLYQQLTLTSKEFIRDCLVIPKEEWLAEMVPQVFKGLLGEKTNRGRE; translated from the coding sequence ATGTCAAACTCTATATCAGGTACTGGTAAGCGAAGAGTGAAGAGAACCTATGAAGTTACCAGGAAAGATGATGGCGTAATAAGTGCCGAGTCAGCCTCTCCGATGAGTAgggaagaggaagaggaagaggaagaagctAGAAAGGAGGACCCTATATTTTTGCgaccaaaaaaatcacgTTATGACCCaaataaaactttttccTCTACCAGACAAGGATCGGAGGATCATGCGGTATCAAAGGAAGAACTATTAGAATCAGAGAGGAAAGCTTCCAATAATGGCAAGCAAGCTCTGTTAAAGAGCGAGGTTTCTGCGATGGGGAATCTGGTACATGTAACCCAAAATCAAGCTGAGAATGCTTCTAATTCAGATTCAAATGGGGGAGAAGATCGAAGTCGCAAAGCGGAAGTTGTGCATAAGCAAACTAACGCTAAAAAGAGTGAAAATGGAAATAGACAACGAATGTGGGAAGAACAGCAGCTACAAAACGCGATGGCTGCAAAAAATGACAATCCTGATGACATCACCGTAGAGGGGTCTGACAAGTACGACTATGTATTCGATACAGATGCAATGATTGATTACACcaacgatgacgatgatttgCTgcctgaagaaaaacttcaatACGAAACTCGTTTAGCAGAAGCATTAGAGACTGAGGAAAAACGTATACTAACTAtacaagaaacaagaaaattattgCCTGTATACCAATATAAAGATGAACTACTTAAGGAGATCGAGAAACATCAAGTGTTGATTATAATGGGTGAAACTGGGTCAGGTAAGACTACGCAATTGCCTCAATATTTAGTAGATGATGGTTACACCAAACAGGGGGAGTTCCAAATTGCCATAACGCAACCTCGTCGTGTGGCTGCCACTTCTGTTGCAGCGAGAGTGGCCGACGAAATGAATGTTGTACTTGGTAAGGAAGTGGGCTACCAAATTCGTTTTGAAGATAAGACTACTCCCAATAAGACAATTCTGAAATATATGACAGACGGTATGTTACTGAGGGAATTTCTTGCAGATTCCAAGCTATCCAAGTACTCTTGCATTATGATTGACGAAGCTCATGAACGTACCTTAGCTACAGATATCTTGATAGGTTTGCTGAAAGATATTTTACCCAAAAGGCCTAACTTAAAACTATTAATTTCATCAGCCACAATGAATGCGAAAAAGTTCTCggaattttttgatgattGTCCCATCTTTAACGTTCCTGGGAGAAGATACCCTGTCGATATTCATTACACATTACAACCGGAAGCAAACTACATACACGCTGCCATAACAacaattttccaaattcacACCACACAAGCTTTACCAGGGGATATACTGGTGTTCTTAACAgggcaagaagaaatcgaaAGAACAAAGAGTAAATTAGAGGAAATTATGTTTAGATTAGGTTCTCGAACAAGGGAAATGCTTATAACACCTATCTATGCAAATTTACCTCAAGAACAACaatcgaaaatttttcaaccGACTCCAGAGAACTGTAGGAAAGTCGTCTTGGCAACTAATATTGCAGAAACATCCTTGACCATTGACGGTATCAAATACGTTATTGATCCCGGATTTGTTAAGGAAAATTCATATGTACCTTCTACAGGTATGACACAACTTTTGACGGTACCATGCTCAAGAGCTTCAGTAGATCAGCGTGCCGGTAGAGCTGGCCGTGTGGGGCCAGGAAAGTGTTTTAgaatttttacaaaatggTCATATTCACACGAGTTAGAACTCATGCCCAAGCCTGAGATTACGAGAACAAATCTCTCTAACACTGTATTGCTATTATTATCTCTGGGTGTTACcgatttgataaaatttccTTTAATGGATAAACCAGGTATTCCCACATTACGAAAATCCTTGGAGAATTTGTACATTTTAGGTGCGTTGAATAGTAAAGGGGCGATTACCAACCTGGGCAGAATGATGTGTGAATTCCCCTGTGAACCTGAGTTTGCAAAAGTTCTTCATACAGCTGCTTCGCACGAGCAATGCCAAGGTGTGTTAGAAGAGTGTTTGACCATAATTTCGATGTTACACGAAACATCGTCACTATTTATTGGTCAGAAGAAGGAAGCTGCAGCAAGCGTAACAAGTGAAGTGGAAAGTGACCATATGTTGTATTTagaaattttcaatcaGTGGAGAAattccaaattttccagGAGTTGGTGCCAGGATCACAAAATTCAATTTAAAACGATGTCGAGGATAAGAAACATTAGAAACCAACTATTCAGGTGTAGTGAGAAACTGGGGTTGGTGGAAAAGAATGATCGGGCTAGAGTGAAGGTAAGTAATTCAACGGTTTACTTGAATGGCAGGATAACGCGTTGCTTCATAAGTGGATTCCCAATGAATGTTGTACAGTTGGGGCCCACCGGATACCACACGATGGGTAAATCGTCAGGTGGACTAAACGTTAATATTCATCCCTCCAGTATCCTTTTCGCTaattacaaagaaaaggcgCAGAGACCAAGCAAATATGTGCTTTATCAACAATTGACGCTGACATCGAAGGAGTTTATCAGAGACTGTCTGGTTATTCCTAAGGAGGAATGGTTGGCGGAGATGGTTCCGCAAGTTTTTAAAGGCTTGCTTGGggagaaaacaaatagaGGAAGAGAATGA
- the SMM1 gene encoding tRNA-dihydrouridine(20) synthase (NAD(+)): MVTYAGKLVLAPMVRAGELPTRLMALAHGADLVWSPEIIDKKLVQCVRRENTTLQTVDYVVPSKVQARPETLVFRTYPKLESSKLIFQLGSASPALATQAALKVIGDVNGIDINAGCPKHFSIHSGMGSALLRTPDTLCLILKELVKNVGKPHGKPISVKIRLLDTEQDTLQLVTCLCATGISNLTVHCRKTEMRNREQPITDYIAAIYGICQSNNVSLIVNGAIRDRAHFHELQSNHWNNTKIGGMIAECAERNPAVFDHPTSETKDVLPWVAACREFLQWATKFDNHIGNTKYMLSRIVPGKSKFFQFFARCKTPEEIDYVLEQLTDDGLTLTDPSEYLEKCRTQEKASKNANVKQKRKQADHTNDNVKKQKTPLPSDI; encoded by the coding sequence ATGGTCACGTACGCGGGGAAACTGGTCCTGGCACCAATGGTGAGAGCGGGTGAGCTGCCCACGAGGTTGATGGCACTAGCTCACGGCGCTGATCTCGTCTGGTCCCCGGAAATTATCGATAAGAAACTGGTTCAGTGCGTcagaagagaaaacacTACGCTGCAAACAGTGGACTACGTCGTGCCCTCCAAGGTCCAGGCAAGACCTGAGACCCTGGTCTTTAGAACGTACCCGAAATTGGAGTCTTCCAAGCTGATCTTCCAGCTCGGGTCCGCCTCCCCGGCGCTGGCCACCCAGGCCGCTTTAAAAGTGATCGGCGATGTCAACGGTATAGACATCAACGCAGGTTGTCCCAAGCACTTTTCCATCCACTCCGGCATGGGTTCCGCCCTCTTACGCACCCCAGACACGCTGTGCCTCATCTTGAAAGAGCTGGTCAAGAACGTGGGCAAGCCCCACGGCAAGCCCATCAGCGTAAAAATAAGGCTCCTGGACACTGAACAAGACACCCTGCAACTCGTCACCTGCCTATGTGCCACAGGTATCAGCAACCTGACCGTGCACTGCAGGAAAACGGAAATGAGAAATAGAGAGCAGCCCATCACGGACTACATCGCCGCGATCTACGGGATATGCCAGTCAAACAACGTGTCGTTGATCGTAAACGGCGCTATCCGTGACCGCGCCCATTTCCATGAGCTGCAATCCAACCACTGGAACAACACCAAGATCGGTGGCATGATTGCAGAATGCGCTGAAAGAAACCCTGCAGTCTTCGACCACCCTACCAGCGAGACGAAAGATGTCCTTCCCTGGGTTGCCGCCTGTCGCGAGTTCCTGCAATGGGCAACCAAGTTCGACAACCATATTGGCAATACAAAATACATGCTAAGCAGAATCGTCCCTGGGAAATCCAAGTTTTTCCAGTTCTTTGCCCGTTGTAAGACCCCAGAAGAGATCGATTACGTGCTGGAGCAACTCACCGACGATGGCCTCACACTGACCGATCCCTCGGAATACTTGGAAAAGTGCAGAACCCAGGAGAAGGCCTCGAAGAACGCCAACGTCAAGcaaaagaggaaacagGCTGATCATACAAATGACAACGttaaaaagcaaaaaacaCCTCTTCCATCagatatataa
- the URK1 gene encoding uridine kinase URK1, which produces MSHRIAPSKERSSSFISILDDETRDTLKSDAAMNSETDVKKSENFEGKSSRYIPPWTTPYIIGIGGTSGSGKTSVAAKIVSSINVPWTVLISLDNFYKPLNAEDRARAFRNEYDFDEPDAIDLDLAYKCILNLKEGKRTNIPVYSFVHHNRVPDKNIVIYGASVVVIEGIYALHDPRLLDLMDLKIYVDADLDVCLARRLSRDIVSRGRDLDGCIQQWEKFVKPDAEKFVKPTMKNANAIIPSMSDNGTAVGLMINHIKSKLELKSDEHLRELIRLGSSHSQYLINRDMIHELPRTNQVISLHTMLLNKNLNCADFVFYFDRLATLLLSWALDDIPVTHTNIITPGEHSMENVISCQFDQVTAVNIIRSGDCFMKPLRKTIPNITIGKLLIQSDSQTGEPQLHCEFLPPSIEKFGKVFLMEGQIISGAAMIMAIQVLLDHGIDLEKISVVVYLATEVGIRRILNAFDNKVNIFAGMIVTREKLQTHQYKWALTRFLDSKYFGCD; this is translated from the coding sequence atgtCTCACCGTATAGCACCATCAAAGGAACGCTCTTCGTCGTTTATTTCGATTCTAGACGATGAAACGAGAGACACATTGAAGTCTGATGCGGCGATGAATAGTGAAACTGATGTAAAAAAGAGCGAGAACTTTGAGGGGAAAAGCTCTCGATATATCCCACCATGGACAACTCCATACATCATTGGTATAGGTGGTACTTCTGGTTCAGGTAAGACAAGCGTTGCTGCCAAGATCGTATCGTCAATCAATGTTCCCTGGACAGTATTAATCTCCTTGGATAACTTCTACAAGCCGTTGAATGCAGAAGATAGGGCTCGTGCTTTCAGGAACGAATACGATTTCGACGAACCAGACGCCATTGATTTAGATCTGGCATATAAGTgcattttgaatttgaaagagggtaaaagaacaaatatTCCAGTTTATAGTTTTGTGCACCATAACAGGGTTCCCGATAAGAACATTGTTATATATGGGGCTAGTGTGGTGGTCATCGAAGGGATTTATGCATTACACGACCCTCGATTGCTAGATTTAATGGACTTGAAAATTTACGTGGATGCTGATTTAGATGTCTGCTTGGCAAGAAGATTATCTAGAGATATTGTGTCTAGAGGGAGAGATCTGGATGGCTGTATCCAACAGTGGGAAAAATTTGTGAAGCCTGATGCAGAGAAATTTGTGAAACCAACGAtgaaaaatgcaaatgcCATCATCCCATCCATGAGTGACAATGGTACTGCCGTAGGTTTAATGATCAATCACATAAAATCCAAACTAGAGCTGAAATCGGACGAACATTTGAGAGAATTGATCAGATTAGGCTCTTCCCATTCACAATACCTTATCAATCGCGACATGATTCACGAATTGCCGCGCACTAATCAAGTCATTTCATTGCATACTATGCTTCTTAACAAAAATCTAAACTGCGCAgactttgttttttatttcgaCAGATTAGCTACATTATTGCTCTCATGGGCACTTGATGATATTCCGGTAACTCATACAAACATCATAACGCCTGGTGAACATTCCATGGAGAATGTTATTTCGTGTCAGTTTGATCAAGTCACTGCCGTGAACATTATACGATCTGGTGATTGTTTTATGAAGCCTTTAAGGAAAACAATCCCCAATATCACCATTGGTAAACTGTTGATTCAGTCGGATTCACAGACTGGGGAGCCACAACTGCATTGCGAATTTTTACCCCCAAGCATAGAAAAGTTCGGGAAGGTTTTCCTCATGGAGGGTCAAATCATCAGTGGTGCTGCCATGATCATGGCCATCCAGGTACTTTTAGACCACGGtattgatttggaaaagattaGCGTAGTGGTTTACTTAGCGACCGAAGTTGGTATTAGACGTATATTGAACGCATTTGATAATAAAGTCAACATTTTTGCTGGGATGATTGTCACTAGGGAAAAACTGCAAACTCATCAATACAAGTGGGCATTAACCAGATTTCTTGATTCCAAGTATTTCGGTTGTGATTGA
- the PHO91 gene encoding Pho91p gives MKFSHSLQFNSVPEWSTKYLAYSQLKKLIYSLQKDKLYSNNKHHNAQPHEADDESLPLLSDASPDDQFYISKFVAALNQELKKIDKFYISQETGLIANYNELKDDVMELENSNKANQLFNQQQQQHQTQNGVRSRKSKSQQRQRRFSSVSSTDSNPSLTDMSIDSAPVIRTQVSNTTNNANSLQNLASTSASLSNTNSVYLSPITQHRLSLKKRLISVYTQLSELKDFIELNQTGFSKICKKFDKSLNTNLKQNYLNYIKFHSHVFNPATINRIQHHISETILTYANLNKDTRQPSTTFNLDADQINDYDNDEGDYDEEDSDGNRQEIVEFQDAERELSSHLRDHVVWERNTVWKDMMNLERKYQSAKTDNKNFMKLSSSQLRPNANISESMAMANGNAGIIAPSSGSLTFHQLIHLPPKQWLQFLASQTSLLKFVIITSIFIALLTFNLTPFTTDSLQKNCFAILIYASLLWATETIPLFVTSLMIPLLIVVFPVIKDPVTSQPMAPRESSQFILSSMWSSVIMLLLGGFTLAAALSKYNIAKILSTHILASAGTNPHFILLTNMFVALFVSMWVSNVAAPVLCYSIIQPLLRTLPRNCTYAKALILGIALASNIGGMSSPIASPQNIFSIGIMDPSPSWAEWFMIALPVCFICIMATWVLLIITFPPEPNVKILQLHPSRDPFTLTQWFVSLVCITTIILWCLSNQISGVFGEMGIISIIPIVVFFGTGLLTSDDFNNFMWTIVVLAMGGTTLGKAVSSSGLLSTMAHLIKSHVEHEPIFIIVLIFGLVILVMATFVSHTVAAMIIVPLMSEIGANLPSGDHSRLLIIIAALLCSSAMGLPTSGFPNVTAISMIDEVGDRYLTVGTFITRGVPASLLSYVVIVTVGYGLLKLMGF, from the coding sequence ATGAAATTCTCACACTCGTTGCAGTTCAATTCCGTACCGGAATGGTCTACCAAGTATCTGGCCTATTCTCAACTGAAGAAGCTGATCTATTCCTTGCAAAAGGATAAGCTGtacagcaacaacaaacaCCACAATGCGCAGCCCCACGAGGCCGACGACGAGAGCCTGCCGCTCTTGTCCGACGCATCTCCAGATGACCAGTTCTACATCTCCAAATTTGTGGCTGCTTTGAACcaagaactgaaaaaaattgataaattctATATATCTCAAGAAACGGGCCTCATCGCCAACTACAACGAGCTAAAGGACGATGTTATGGAACTAGAGAACAGCAACAAGGCCAACCAGCTGTTCAaccagcagcagcagcagcatcaAACACAGAACGGGGTAAGAAGCAGGAAGTCCAAGTCGCAGCAGCGTCAAAGAAGGTTCAGTAGTGTCTCCTCTACGGACTCGAACCCCTCCTTGACAGATATGTCCATCGATTCCGCGCCCGTCATCCGTACCCAGGTCTCAAACACCACCAACAACGCGAACTCTTTGCAAAATCTCGCCTCCACTTCAGCGTCTCTTTCCAACACCAACTCGGTCTACCTCTCCCCCATCACCCAGCACAGGTTGTCCTTGAAAAAGAGATTGATATCCGTCTACACCCAACTTTCCGAGTTGAAGGACTTTATCGAGTTGAACCAGACCGggttttccaagatttgcAAGAAGTTCGACAAATCTCTAAACACCAACCTGAAGCAGAACTACCTGAACTACATCAAGTTTCACTCGCACGTCTTCAACCCTGCCACAATAAACAGAATCCAGCACCATATCTCCGAGACCATTCTTACGTATGCCAACTTGAACAAGGATACCCGCCAACCCTCCACCACTTTTAACCTGGACGCGGACCAGATCAATGACTACGACAACGACGAAGGAGACtatgacgaagaagatagCGACGGCAACAGGCAGGAAATCGTTGAATTCCAGGACGCCGAACGCGAACTGTCCTCCCATTTGAGGGACCATGTCGTCTGGGAAAGAAACACAGTCTGGAAGGATATGATGAAtttagaaagaaaatatcagtCCGCCAAGACCGataacaaaaattttatgAAGCTAAGTTCCAGCCAATTGCGGCCCAACGCCAATATCTCGGAATCCATGGCAATGGCAAACGGCAATGCCGGCATTATTGCTCCCTCGTCGGGCTCCTTGACCTTCCACCAACTGATACACTTGCCGCCCAAGCAATGGCTCCAATTCCTCGCAAGCCAAACATCCTTACTCAAATTCGTAATAATCACCTCCATTTTCATCGCACTATTGACTTTCAACTTAACACCATTCACCACTGATTCCTTACAGAAAAACTGTTTCGCCATCTTGATCTATGCATCTCTGCTGTGGGCCACTGAAACAATCCCCCTTTTCGTGACCTCTTTGATGATTCCCCTGCTCATTGTAGTGTTCCCCGTCATCAAGGACCCAGTCACCTCCCAGCCCATGGCCCCTCGTGAATCTTCCCAGTTCATCTTATCGTCAATGTGGTCAAGTGTCATCATGCTTTTGTTAGGTGGGTTTACTTTGGCCGCTGCTCTTTCCAAATACAACATCGCCAAAATCCTTTCCACCCACATTTTGGCCTCTGCCGGTACAAACCCGCATTTCATTCTCTTAACAAACATGTTCGTAGCACTCTTTGTCTCCATGTGGGTTTCCAACGTCGCTGCACCCGTGCTTTGTTATTCCATCATCCAACCTTTGCTAAGAACACTTCCAAGGAACTGCACCTATGCTAAGGCCTTAATTCTAGGTATCGCCCTCGCCTCTAACATCGGTGGTATGTCTTCCCCCATCGCTTCTCCTCAGAATATTTTCTCCATTGGCATAATGGACCCTTCGCCATCTTGGGCCGAATGGTTTATGATTGCGTTACCGGTGTGTTTCATTTGTATCATGGCGACTTGGGTTCTCTTGATCATAACTTTCCCACCCGAACCAAATGTGAAAATCCTACAATTGCATCCATCTCGTGATCCGTTCACTTTGACACAATGGTTTGTCAGTTTAGTTTGTATTACAACAATTATCCTTTGGTGCCTTTCCAACCAAATCTCTGGTGTTTTTGGTGAAATGGGTATAATTTCCATCATACCGATtgtggttttttttggtacAGGTCTTCTAACCTCAGATGATTTCAACAACTTTATGTGGACGATCGTCGTCTTGGCCATGGGAGGTACGACTTTAGGTAAAGCGGTAAGCTCATCTGGTTTATTGTCCACAATGGCACACCTAATCAAATCGCATGTCGAACATGAACCgatttttatcattgtgTTGATCtttggtcttgtaattcttgTAATGGCAACTTTTGTTTCACACACCGTCGCGGCAATGATCATTGTCCCACTAATGAGCGAAATCGGTGCAAACTTGCCCTCAGGTGATCATTCTAGATTACTAATCATTATAGCTGCTTTACTATGTTCCAGTGCTATGGGTCTACCAACCTCTGGTTTCCCCAACGTGACCGCAATTTCGATGATTGATGAAGTTGGTGATAGGTATCTGACCGTGGGCACATTCATTACAAGAGGTGTCCCAGCTAGTTTATTAAGTTatgttgttattgtcaCAGTAGGCTACGGTCTCTTGAAGTTAATGGGATTTTAA